A window of Podarcis muralis chromosome 10, rPodMur119.hap1.1, whole genome shotgun sequence genomic DNA:
tgtttacacagaGGAGAGCTTCACTGTGTTCAACAGGGTTTACTCCCATCTGAACATATATAAGAATGCAACCTTTATCCCTGACTTGTGGGAGGGGAGCTGAGTCTTGTCTTAGTATGAATCACCCAAGGTGCTCCGAGTTCCTCTGTAAAATGGCCTGCAGTGAAACTTTaggggctggattcaactaacctGGTGTGCTAGTATAAACTATCGTAAAGAGTTCTGCTAgcacaatgggagttcacccacTCAAGCAtcacccaaatctgctctggaggattggggaAGCCTTCAGAACAGTGTGGGAGaagattgttctgtctggcaagcaaaaatgcttgTGCTGTGGGAATGATTATTACAGTGCAACACTAAATTCCACCCAAGGACTCACCATTCTGATGGCAGGAAGCCAAGGCACTTCAGCCGCCCACCATCAAAAGGACCAGCTCAACCTTTATCTCTTGACAGGAGCTGGAGCATAAATGGGTATCTTTCCCCTTTTTGTCCCCTTTTTGCACATTGCACAGCTgagtctttttctctctctccatctccaaGCTAGACAGGAAAGCTGGGGCTAACCATGGGAGTGGAAGTGTGGATCCCTGTTGATCTCCAGGCTGTGAAAAGCTTCACTCTATGGAAGGCACAGAAATAGCCCAGACCAGGCCACTCTCATGATAGTTTGGCAAGCCTATAGTTGTGGAAGTGCATTTATTTTGCATCTATGCTTCTTTTGACAGAAAAGAATTGTCATTGGTGAGAGAGATGCTTGCTGGCTGTGGAGCTGGGACTTGCCAGGTAGTGGTCACATCTCCAATGGAAATGTTGAAAATCCAGCTCCAGGATGCTGGGCGGCTAGGTAAGTTCCcattccaccccccttttttttgggggggtggaatgaTGGTGAAAGCAAAGTCTTGAATTAAATGAACTCCAACTATCTCTATTTCTCAGACACAGCCCCTAATTCCCATTACTTGTCTCTGTTATACTTCTGTCCATATTTTGCTGTTGCCTAATAGTGGTTACTTGCCAAAATGTGCTTTTACTGGGCAAATAAGCAAATTAATATCTGAGTTACTTAGAGTataggtgtggagaaccttttctGTCCAGTGAGCTAGGTCCTAATCTCCCCTTATCTCCTGTTGCTGCTATGCTTGAAACTCTAATTGTTGGCACTTCAAAGTGCAGAGTGGGGCAGTTTAAATGCCCTTTTGCAGATAGCTCTGCACGGCTCTTTAAACCTATGGTtttcatacatttaaagaacattgtGGAACTGTTTGCAAAAGAGCTTTCAAACAGCTCCACACCACACTCTTGCTGCAAACACCTGTTCCTACTAGGGGAACAGACATGCACAGCCAGACTGACCAGGATTGAACCCTCCACTCACCAGCTGGTGATCAAAGGGTTCAACCCTGCTGGCTGCAAGGGTCTGTTTCACCAGCACATTCCCTGCATTCCCCGGCAGAAATGAATCCCACTCATCTGCTGACATTGGCCAGTTATGTCAGCTAATGGACAGGTAGCCATGGTTTGTGGGAAATGGCTTCACGGACCAACTTGAACCTCATAGTGGGCCAAGATTGCCCCTAAACTGGAGGTGTCCTACCCCACTGTAGTAGTACCAGAATATATTGGGATTGGGGTAATTGTTGCTGGAGATGAGGTGCTATGATGTTCCTGAGACTGCAATGCAAGGGACCCATGGAGTGACAATGGAAAGTTAGGAGTTTTATTGCTTGTTTTCTTTTAGCTGCTCATCAGCAGAAGGCCTTGGGGCAGGATGGACCAGCTGCTGCCACCTCCCATTCACCACCAGGACAGCCTTACACAGCTGGGTCCACAGCAGCCTCTAAACGCCCCTCTGCTTTCATGATTGCCAGAGATCTCCTGTGCACCCAGGGAGTTGCAGGCCTGTATAAAGGGCTGGGAGCCACCTTGCTCAGGTTAGAAGAGAGTGAACTGTTCCTTCCTGTTCATTGTAGGATGGCAAGCTGCTTTAGTCTAGAGGTCTTGAGAAAGGAAATTTAGCATTCAGGCTACCTAAGGCAGGCTGAGATGTGCTGGTCCCAGAACAAGGAGATATCTTCTCAGTGTTGGTCTGCACCTGGAGGCAGAGAAGAATGCTTCAATTTCTATAAATGCCCTTCATGCCCTAGAAGGATTGACTTCCCATTCTAAAGGAGGGTCTTTTGCTTTTAAACCATGACTTGGATCCAGGAACTCCATACTCATGAGCTCCACACGTAAGTCCCTATTGGTTGTTTACATGGCTGCCTGAGCACTTAAAGCTAACCAGGGGTGGGAGAGAATTAGTGGGAGCTTCATATTGTGCATGGAAATCTGGATCCGAAGCAATTGCTATGATCTATATTGAATCTACAGCCCTCTTTTCCTCATTGTGGGGTATAAGAAACGAAGGGTTGCTAACCCATATACTAACCAAAGACCTCAAAGTACTTTATATTCACAGGTGGTCTCCCACTCAAGCAGCTTATAAAAGGTCAGGATGCTTCCACTTTGGAAGCTTCATCTAGTGCaggatgcagcagccagactgctcACAGAGGCAGATTACTAGAACATGTTACTCCACTGCTGAGAGAccctggttgccaatttgctggTGGGCCAGGTTCAACAtcttgtgttaattcacaaagtCCTCATCAACTTGTGCTCAAAATACCTTATGGACAGGCATTCACAATATGATTTTCTCATATTAACCGAACAGTATCAACTAATGTTTTATCAAtgcttttaattatgttttacaGATATTTAGAGATAAAtgatactgtattttatgttgtaagctgccttgatatatatatttttaataaaagtagggataataaataaaataattttagctGCTAGAATGTGTCACATCTTCAGACTGTTCTCTGGACATAGGGACTTTGCTTTCAGTTGCACAAGGGTGGGTTTGTTCAGGGTGGTGCTGGGATCAAAGCTAAATgtaagcacatacagtggtgcctcgcaagacgaaaagaatccgttccgcgattcttttcttctagcggttttttcgtcttgcgaagcaaccccattggcggctaagcggattagcgctattagcgatttagcgctattagcggcttagcgggcttagcagctaagctgttaaaaggctattaacagcttagcggctttgaaaaatgggggggaaagcgggaaaaaaagggcgagactcgcaagacgttttcattttgtgaagcaagcccatagggaacttcgtcttgtgaagcgcctccgcgatggaaaaccctttcgtcttgcgggtttttcgtcttgcgaggcattcgtcttgcggggcaccactgtacctaaagTTTTAAAATTCCATGATACATTGCAACTGTGGGGAAAGTATACTTGTGTGAAAACATAAAAGCCTGTAACAACTGCAAGGGTAGAAAGTATGGCAGTCCAAATGGGAGGAACAGTTGAGCTGTGAAAGGGGAAGGTGAAAATTGGTTGAGAAAAACAGCTTCAACAAGAGATTAGCTGATTGTATTGTTTACCTAAAATGTCTCACTTCTACTCTCAACAGGGATGTGCCCTTTTCTATTATATATTTCCCACTTTTTGCCAACATCAACAAGCTGGGGCAGGCGAATCTTGATGAAAAAGCCTCTTTCTTCCATTCATTCATCTCAGGCTGTATTGCAGGATCTGTGGCTGCAGTGGCCGTGACCCCATTGGATGGTAGGTATTAGATGGTGCGATTATCAAAAGGCAGTGACTTTTGCTTACGTGTGTATGTGTTTATGAATTTTATTCCCTCCCAAGAGGCCGCAGTAGTGCTTCAAGTGAACTATTAAGACCTTGCCAACGCAGACCCAAGATTAATTAAGCTCCTTATAAGGCTGCTTTCTAAGTTGCATTGTCCATAATGTTTTACATACTCTGCAAAATAATCTGCACTTCGCACATGAGTATATAGAAGCTTTTtcttacccaaccacatgaatgGGCTGTTAGCAACTAAGAGTACTTACTGTATCAGGCAGACTATTTATTCCAGGAAAATAGAGGGAGCTATTTCTTATAATCAATTATGAGTGAGCCTTGTCTGGAACAGCGCCGACCAACAGATTAGCTGGAGCAGCATAATGATTAAGTGAACCTTACTAGAGAAACAATATTAATGCAGTGAACAGACTACATCCGATAAGAGTGTTGAACCTGGGTTTAAATTGCTGCTTGGATAGAAAGCTCAGTGGTGATACTGGGACAAGGCATAGCCCCTTCATCTAACCAACTGCTAGTGGAGAACCATGAACTCATTGGAGAAAGGACAGATTTATTTTGATATATCTATTTATGATAAGATTGCCATGAAAATACAAACATAAAAACTGAAAAATTAATGATAAGCTTATATGCTAGAAACCCTCAGTTCACACCACTGAATAGCCTAAGAACTTATGTATGTGAAATGCTTTAGTGAGGCACCGTGTGTTTAATATTATGGTGATGAATGATGATTGATGAAGAACTGATGTGGGATAACAACACTGCATTTCTGACCAGTACCAGGAGCATGTATTCATGCCAGGaatgaaatgaacaaataaataaaaaccctaaTCTTGCAGTTAAGTATGCTTGCACTAAAAAGTCTGTAAAGCATGCAACTTTGCAAAGTTTAAATCAGTTACTGCTTGTTTTAGTTCTAAAGACCCGAATTCAAACTCTCAAGAAAGGACTGGGAGAGGACACCTACAATGGGATCGTTGACTGTGCCAGGTAAGCAGACCTGAACTCTTGTTTTACTGGTACTCAGGTCATTGCTCTATGTTAACAATGTTCTGCAGTGTACATTTTGCAATGTAAGTTGTCACGTCTTTCTGAAATGGCACCATCCACTCACAAGAGAAAGATGGCAGCAGGCTTTGAGGAACCCCAGAGAGGATGGAATGGAGTAGTGTTGCTGGCACCCTTAACAGCAGCATTCTACACTACTTTGTGGTTTTCCAGTTTCTGCTTCATTCATTCTTCTTAGGAGGAAAAAGCTGGTAACTGAGCAAGCTGATGCATGATTTCCCATTGTATACTGTAAAAACATAGCATTTCTGAGTATAAGCTAGCTTCCCCCCTTGCAACAGCATTTAAGTAAGACATTGAAAATGAACAGCCAGCAAAGGAAATAAATATTCAAAGGCAGCAGCTCTGAGTAACTGACCACAAGGGGCAGCGGAACACAAATATGACGGTTCCCAATTCTTGCCGTGGCTGTTGCTGACATATTAAGTTAAACACAGCTTACTCTTGGGTGCTTTTAACTTTAAAGAGCAGTGGGGGGTCAGAGATGATGAACTCTCTGGTTCTTTatgttgctagactgcaactcACAAGATTTCTGACCTGTGGCTGTGCTGGTTGGAGGTGAGGTGAGCTGGGGTTCAATGACCTCTGGATGGAAGTCTTGGTTTCTTTTTCCTCTCATGCTGTGGTCCTGACCACCTTTGCCTCCAACTCCCCAGCTATGCCTTGATTTGGGAAGGCAGCTGTCACTTCCTGCCTTGAAAGGAAGCTATGTAAGTAATCAGGAGACTCATCTCTGCCACCTTGCCTTGTACTCAGAGAACCctaaatagaaaaaaaaaccctctaattGATAGTAACAATAACTGTTCAGGAGCTGTTTTACCAACCCACGCTGTTTCTCTCCTCTCCAGGAAGGTCTGGATTCATGAGGGCCCCGCTGCCTTCATGAAAGGGGCAGGATGCCGTGCACTGGTTATAGCTCCTCTCTTTGGCATAGCCCAAGGAATGTATTTCATTGGCATTGGAGAACATATCATGGAATATTTCAAGTAGTACCCATTCCGAAACACACTGGATCATGAATTAAGATTGCAAGAGTTCTGTGACACTAGCTACTTGAAGAGAAATGGAAGCACCCTGTAAATACTTGAATGGCTGTGAACAACTACCCAGTCTACCACTATCCAGGAAGACGGCCTAAAAAcaccacttccaggtttgccattgcttcatTTTCTAAAACAATCCTCTGCACTGGGCAGATTTCTGGGACCTAAAAGTTAACATGCCAAAGGTTGTGCTATGAAAAGGAATGGGTTGCAAGTGTTCTATCTTACTTGCACCAAACGTTGGCCAACACTTTTCAAGCTGATCTATCACACACACCACAATAGACCAGGAGTGGTGCTCTTTCTCCAGTATGTATGGCCAGAGATTGAATCTGGATCCATCTACTTACAAAGCTTACACTTTACTAGGGATCTATGGGGTCCTTCACAGTGCTGCCTGATGCTTGTTCTTCTCCATTACAAGTGCATTTATAAATATCACGACTTCATATTTTTATGTCATTTCTTAAATGCTTCCAAGTTGGATCAAGGATAGCAGTTTAGTGGAGGTTAAATTCACCCTTGCTGCCCTGATCTCATGCTGGAAATATTTTCCTGTACATTTTATTTGGTGATCCTGCACTGCTGTATACATTTCACTACAGAACCCTTTCTGATCTTTCATTTTAGAAGCAGTCTCATCATTGCCAACCTCTTCTCTTCCAGTTCATGTATTTGTACACATAAATTAATGGCCGTTCTTAATTGTGTATTATTTCTAATGTGACCATCTGAGCTCAGCAAGTTTCTATTAAGCCTCTTCTACATCTGTAATGGATAGTGTTAGTCACAGCATCTGATGACAGTCTGCCAACTGCTGTTCAGCttgaggtgggtgggggaggTACCTTTCCCATTTGCTGTTTGTGCATAACCCAGAGCTGTGTTTAGACAACACAGATACATACACAAAGGAAAAATTTGTGTTTGCCTAACCCTAAAGCATGCTGCACCTTAGTGACTGCTCAGCAATGCAAATGGATGGTCAGGAACCATCTTCCTCACCTACTTTAAATGGAAGACAGAAAGACAATGAAGTTTCCAGCCCTCGTGTCTCTGGCCCATATGACTTTTCCTAGACCACACCTCTCACTGGTCATGGTCTGTGCCCTCCTGAGTTCTCTTACTGCCTGCAAATTGTCTTTGAGCTTTGATAATGCTGCTTGCCTGGACTGCATGTGGAAATGTCTTTTCGATGGCTGAGatgtagcctactgtgcaaaggtgagaactgcatccattgctctgcctactGTTGCCTCTAGCCTCACCCAGTTCTGCCATGTGATTCTCAGGTGACTACCAAAGGAATGCAGCTCTTGGGCTGACAAAAGCTTCCCGCCCCCTTGTTTACTCATAACCACAAGGTCCAGAGGcattatgtttctgaataccaatggctggaaaccacaggagaggagactgcttttgtgctcaggtcctgcttgcatttCCCCCacaagcatttggttggccactgtgtgaacagagtgctggattagGTAGGTCTGATCAGACAGGGTCTTTAATGTTCTTTAGCACTACTATAGTTAATAGCAACCACCATATCTCTCTTCCACTCAGTTCTTGAAAATATGAGACTTCATTTTTTGGTAAGAATGTGTAGCTTTCACCACTGCACAGAAAATCCTAAAAGTGGCAATAGCAAAAAGGGGCCAAGGATTACCCTAGTTGGTGTGTGCAATGGTGTTTTGATTGGCCAGCAAGATGACTAGTTTCTACCCCCTTTCCATGGAGAAACTAGCAGAAAAGTAGTACCCATCCAACGTCAAACAAAATAATCTTACTGTAAACCTGTTCCTTGATGCATGGAGAAATAAAATTTTACATAAAGTAGTTCTGCTTCATTAGACTGATatagctttaaaaaatgtagaattTATGGTTTGTTATGCTTGGAACCTCTAAAAAAAGCCAGTTGTAATTACCAACTCTCATGCTACTACCTGCTGACACCCCTGTTCTGAAGCCTTACCTTCTACAATATGACCACATAACTTTTTGCAACCTACCCAGGGAACTCTATTAAAGGATagtattaaaaaatatatgttaatCTTGACAGGGTGGTAAAATGGCTGCTTCTAACCTTAAAAAGCAGCTTGTCTCTTAATAAATCAGATTGCTTACAGTTTGCATAGTTTATTTCCCCAATACCAATCTTGAAGCTTCCAACTTTATAGTGAACTAAATGTTAGCCTAAAATTCCCTTCTGATAAACGTTACCATTGATtctcagttcttttttttttacactcccTAACTGAAACTACATGGAGGGAAGGTGTTGCTGTAAAGCTCAGTAACATGGTTGCTTGATGACCCCATATAGACTTATTCCTCTGGGGGCAGaagcaaaggaaaaacaacaagtttcacacacctttttattttaatgatgtaTAGGCTGTGCATGTGTACAAGTcaagtgtgtgtatacatatatatatatatataatttttgaaaCCACATATACAGAACAAGAATCTGGGGTTGACCAAATTAGCATAAGTTACAGTGGCCCTCAAAAGAAACATATGCCCCCTATTTAACGTAATATCAAACAGCTTTTAAATAAGGAAACCATGGATAAACAACACAGGTTGGCGACATGCTTTGAGGGAAGTAGTCAAAGCAGAGACTGACCCCCAAGGAATCTGTCTCAAGGGACCTAAACGTCTCAATTTCTGTCTTACATACCACTGTTCTGTGGACAGAGGTCTTCCAGCCTCTCTTCAAGTCAGGCTAAGCATAGCAGATATGCAAAAAAAAGTAGAAGTATAACTTAACCAAAGAACATACACAGGGCAACACAATATAGCACTGAGTATTACATTTTAAGAGGGGTGTTGGTTTATGAGGGATGCTCCAGCATTCCCTTCACTATGGCAGTGGAATAATTTCCACTGTTACTTGAAGAAATTTAGTCCATGAACTTCCTATTGCTGTTGGCACCAAAAAGTGCCGTTCGAATGTCTGGCATCATCTGttgaaggaaaaaaaagagaagcagTTACAATGTGTTTGGTGATGGCACAGAAGAACAGGAATGCAACAGGCACCAGGCACTTTGTTCAATATTACAGGCACAGGCATCAGCCCTGAACTGGCAAGATAAAGGGCTGGAGGGACACATCACACAAACTGTGCAAGACTGCACAATACCAAAGGAAGCAGTCCCTTCCCCATGATGCATGATCCTCTCCTTCAACAAAATGTTGGTAATGAGGACTGCCACCATCAAACTGAGTCTATGACCTCAGAGCAAGCACCTGTAGCCACAATGGGCTGCACTGGGACTGAAAAGCTGAAAGGAAACATTCTGACCTTCGTTATTGGCCAGGGGGCCACTGGGACACTGTAGTCCCTGCCTTCCAGGCAGAACATGATGGCAAAGATGTGGCATCAATGAATGGCCAGAGAGAAAGAGCAGGGACCTTGCTTCCCCTCTCACTGCCAGAAATCTTCAACTACCAGTTGCCCCAGGACTGCAGAAGTGAAGGGAGGCCCCCATGCATCAGCCAGGAGCTTACAGGCTGCTGAGTTGTGTGGGGCTTGGGACTACTGTAAGATGCCTTGAGGATCATTGGATTGCAAGATGGGATACACATCAAAATAATTAGTGGTATACAAATCATTTGCCAAGGATATTAAGCTCGGAAGAAATCAGGGGTTCAAGGACGGTGGGGCAGGAGAGAAAATGGAAGGTATTTCTCAGGCTTACTTGCTGAGCAATTAGATCCAGCCGGCTTTCCAGAGTATTGGAAACCTTGATTTTATTGTCACTGTTATAGATTTCAACACCTCCAGCTCTAGAAGACACAAA
This region includes:
- the SLC25A18 gene encoding mitochondrial glutamate carrier 2 isoform X2, with the translated sequence MRDKKKIRRDCLVKTIKSEGFFGMYRGAAVNLTLVTPEKAIKLAANDFFRQLLSQDGKELSLVREMLAGCGAGTCQVVVTSPMEMLKIQLQDAGRLAAHQQKALGQDGPAAATSHSPPGQPYTAGSTAASKRPSAFMIARDLLCTQGVAGLYKGLGATLLRDVPFSIIYFPLFANINKLGQANLDEKASFFHSFISGCIAGSVAAVAVTPLDVLKTRIQTLKKGLGEDTYNGIVDCARKVWIHEGPAAFMKGAGCRALVIAPLFGIAQGMYFIGIGEHIMEYFK
- the SLC25A18 gene encoding mitochondrial glutamate carrier 2 isoform X3: MRDCLVKTIKSEGFFGMYRGAAVNLTLVTPEKAIKLAANDFFRQLLSQDGKELSLVREMLAGCGAGTCQVVVTSPMEMLKIQLQDAGRLAAHQQKALGQDGPAAATSHSPPGQPYTAGSTAASKRPSAFMIARDLLCTQGVAGLYKGLGATLLRDVPFSIIYFPLFANINKLGQANLDEKASFFHSFISGCIAGSVAAVAVTPLDVLKTRIQTLKKGLGEDTYNGIVDCARKVWIHEGPAAFMKGAGCRALVIAPLFGIAQGMYFIGIGEHIMEYFK
- the SLC25A18 gene encoding mitochondrial glutamate carrier 2 isoform X1 produces the protein MRDKKKISLPAKLINGGIAGLVGVTCVFPIDLAKTRLQNQQGQAIYTGMRDCLVKTIKSEGFFGMYRGAAVNLTLVTPEKAIKLAANDFFRQLLSQDGKELSLVREMLAGCGAGTCQVVVTSPMEMLKIQLQDAGRLAAHQQKALGQDGPAAATSHSPPGQPYTAGSTAASKRPSAFMIARDLLCTQGVAGLYKGLGATLLRDVPFSIIYFPLFANINKLGQANLDEKASFFHSFISGCIAGSVAAVAVTPLDVLKTRIQTLKKGLGEDTYNGIVDCARKVWIHEGPAAFMKGAGCRALVIAPLFGIAQGMYFIGIGEHIMEYFK